A window of the Scleropages formosus chromosome 21, fSclFor1.1, whole genome shotgun sequence genome harbors these coding sequences:
- the hic2 gene encoding hypermethylated in cancer 2 protein, protein MELPNHAKQLMLQLNQQRAKGFLCDVIIVVENALFRAHKNILAASSIYFKSLVLHDNLINLDTEMVNPSIFRQILDFIYTGKLLSTDQASEQNFNALLTAASYLQLHDLAALCRKKLKRSGKALPSKLSSPCVNRLVRSQRLSSTPVAQNCFSGSVECGKKPADESLKDKLSDDELFIGGPLHKGSVNSLQCSAGQNGSNGNISSGSAGDQELGLDLSKKSPSASTATEEVSPNSNSQESPQSASVSTTNSASFEDSAINPQSLDGGEPMDVGGGTGGGGKESQPLPEPVQTRKSSRQVARKKEWPKREVGSKGEERAVPNGVIVAPRTGEHHLSGRGSSAGGGGGSSSSFASDHSFQCKEEEDVENGHSEDSGQSDGESSHPSANYVYRQEGFEAAFGDNLYVCIPCGKGFPSSEQLNAHVESHTEEELYIKEEGTYVKEEDGEEAEDLSATVAPASFGSESRPFKCTVCTKSYKDPATLRQHEKTHWLSRPFPCNICGKMFTQRGTMTRHMRSHLGLKPFACEECGMRFTRQYRLTEHMRVHSGEKPYECQLCGGKFTQQRNLISHLRMHTSPT, encoded by the coding sequence ATGGAACTGCCAAATCATGCCAAACAGTTGATGCTGCAGCTCAACCAACAGAGGGCTAAGGGTTTCCTGTGTGACGTGATCATCGTAGTGGAGAATGCCCTCTTCCGGGCACACAAGAACATCCTGGCTGCCAGCAGCATCTACTTCAAATCCCTCGTGCTCCACGACAACCTCATCAACCTGGACACAGAGATGGTTAACCCGTCCATTTTCCGTCAGATACTGGACTTTATCTACACGGGCAAGCTTCTGTCCACCGACCAGGCCAGCGAGCAGAACTTCAATGCCCTCTTGACAGCAGCAAGCTACCTCCAACTGCACGACCTGGCGGCCTTGTGCAGGAAGAAGCTGAAACGCAGCGGAAAGGCCTTGCCCAGCAAGCTGTCCTCTCCGTGTGTCAACCGGCTTGTCCGAAGCCAGCGCCTCTCCTCTACCCCTGTTGCCCAAAACTGCTTTTCTGGTTCGGTGGAGTGCGGGAAGAAGCCAGCAGATGAATCGCTGAAGGACAAGCTGTCGGATGACGAGCTCTTCATTGGTGGACCCCTCCACAAGGGCTCCGTCAACTCCCTCCAGTGCTCAGCAGGACAAAATGGCAGCAACGGCAATATCAGTAGCGGAAGTGCTGGTGACCAGGAGCTGGGCCTCGACCTCTCTAAGAAGAGCCCGTCTGCGAGCACCGCCACCGAGGAGGTGAGCCCCAACAGTAACTCCCAGGAATCTCCACAATCTGCCTCAGTCTCCACAACCAACAGTGCCTCATTTGAAGACTCTGCCATCAACCCCCAGAGCCTGGATGGCGGGGAGCCTATGGATGTGGGTGGGGGCACCGGGGGTGGCGGCAAGGAAAGCCAGCCGCTGCCGGAGCCGGTCCAAACGCGCAAGAGCTCCCGCCAGGTCGCCCGCAAGAAAGAGTGGCCAAAGAGGGAGGTGGGCAGCAAGGGTGAAGAGCGGGCCGTGCCCAACGGCGTTATTGTGGCACCTCGAACGGGGGAGCACCACTTGAGCGGCCGCGGCAGCAGTGCCGGCGGTGGTgggggaagcagcagcagcttcgcGTCCGACCACTCTTTCCAGTGCAAGGAGGAAGAAGACGTGGAGAACGGCCACAGCGAGGACAGCGGCCAGAGTGACGGCGAGAGCAGCCACCCCAGCGCCAACTACGTGTACCGGCAAGAGGGCTTTGAGGCGGCCTTTGGGGACAACCTCTACGTGTGCATCCCCTGCGGCAAGGGCTTCCCAAGTTCGGAGCAGCTCAATGCCCACGTAGAGAGCCACACGGAGGAGGAGCTCTACATCAAGGAGGAGGGCACCTACGTCAAGGAGGAGGACGGCGAGGAGGCCGAGGACCTGTCTGCGACGGTGGCGCCTGCCAGCTTCGGCTCCGAGTCTCGGCCCTTCAAGTGTACCGTCTGCACCAAGAGCTACAAGGACCCGGCGACCCTGCGGCAGCACGAGAAGACCCACTGGCTAAGCCGGCCCTTCCCTTGCAACATTTGCGGCAAGATGTTCACGCAGCGCGGCACCATGACGCGCCACATGCGCAGCCACCTCGGCCTCAAGCCCTTCGCCTGCGAAGAGTGCGGCATGCGCTTCACGCGCCAGTACCGCCTGACGGAGCACATGCGGGTCCACTCGGGCGAGAAGCCCTACGAATGTCAGCTCTGCGGGGGCAAGTTCACCCAGCAGCGCAACCTCATCAGCCACCTGCGAATGCACACCTCTCCCACATAG